CTATAAATTAGGTGTGTTAACTTATCCAATGGATATTGCTGCAAACGTTCGCTATTACCCGTGTAATAAGCTATGATGTTATATTTTGGCTTGTGTTGGGCAAAGGCAATTTGGCTTAAGGATAAGGCAAAAAGGAGAAGCAGTTTTTTCATTAAGCTAAAGATAATTATTAGCCACAGATTAAACAGATTTTATCATCAGAAAATAGCACACCTTAAAACAATTTTTGTGATTGTCATTCACTAATTTTTCCCTTGTAAACACATTTTTCAATTAACCATTGGTTAATACCTGCGTTGTAAAAAGTTTGTAAAAGCGCATAGGTTAAGACGGACTTTAGACGGGCTTGGTTCGGACTTTGTTCGGACCTATGACAAATGAACCCGACCAAACCCCGTTTTAACCCCGAGTTAAATATATCGAAATAGTTAAGCTGTTACCATTCCTTTGCGAAGTGGCATAATTCAGACATTGAACATTCTCCTAGGAATTTTAGATTTTTCATTATACGTTTGAGTTAGGTTTTAATTCAATGCTATTATGATGATGAAAAATTTACTATTTGCACTTTTACTATTTCCTATTTTCAGCTTTGCTCAGGTAGTACCAGAAAAGGCAAATTTGATTACAGTGATGAATACAGAAACTGCTTATGCAAATTTCACTGACGTAAGGCTTTTATTGACAAAAAAAGGGATTGAAATAGCCAATCTTAATAAAGACTCTTTTGATATAAAAACAGGATTAATTGAAGTTAAAGGTTCAGGAGGTAGTTATTATGAATTCTTTTGCAGGGATAATCAAATTATCATCAGTGGTAAAACCAAAAAGAGCAATGAGAGTAATCAGGGAGAAAATAAATCTACTAAAGATTTTGAAGCTATTACCAATACCGGCACAAAGGATTCGCCAACAAAACTTAGTTTCGAAGCGATGAAAGAGGTGGCCAAGCTTTTTGGTGCAAAATTAAAATATGAGGTTTCTAAATATTATCAATAATACTTCGCGTTATTATTCAACACATGGTATAACCTGTTTCTATATGGTTATTCTCTAACATTCTACAACAACACAATTCCTACATTCCATCCTATCCACCCTGTGTAATTAGAATTTTTAAATGAAAAATCCTTATGTTTTTGCTGCAATAAACCGTAATCCCCTATGGCTGTTTGTTGTTTGGTGTAATAAACATTTACGGATGGGCCACCTTGTATGGCAAACCATTTGTTAATCTTGATATTTACAGGCAATTCAAACTTGTTTAAAAGGTTTACACATTCCCAATCGCCTTGATAAACATATTGCGAACTGATTTCTGGATTTAAAGACAGGCTTTTAAACAAGCTGATTTCTTTCCCAAAGCCTAGTCCACCAGTATATATTTTTGTAGATGATTTGGTATTTATACCGAACATCAACATATTATAAAAACGTTTACTCCCACCTTTGTAAACGGCGTTTAATTCGGTTGTTTCATTGGTACTCATTCCGATTTTGTGATATCCTTTTAAAGCTATGTTTACTAATCCTATTGAGTAACCATCATTTTCACCAGATATATTTAAAATCCCTACTTGAAGGCCTTTTAAAGTTTTGGCATAATTTAAAACGCCAACTTGTGCTCCTCTAGCCGTTTGAGCAGTTAAGTTAGCAAAAGCAGCCATATTTAAGCCATTCGATTCTTTGTTAATATTAGCAATACCAGCAATTTGTACACCAGTTGATTTTCCATTCACTACATTCCCTCCAACACCAACCTGCATTCCTCTGGTATCTTTAGTTATTAAATTTAAGGCACCAACTTGAAAACCATTTAAATTATTCCCAATGGCATTTAAACCTAACGAAACTTGCATCCCTTTCAGGTTTTCATTAATTCGATTGTACACTCCTCCAACTTGAAAACCTTCGAAGTTTTTACCTACGTGATTGTAACCTAAAGTAATTTGAGCAGCCTTTACATCACCAATAACATAATTAAAGAAACCTGCAATTTGCGTTCCCTGTACATTGCCCCCTACTAAATTAAATGCCCCACCAAACTGGAAAAACCTTACATCACTTTTATCAATATTAAAAACCAAACCTATTTCTGCACCATCTACCCCAGCACTGTATGCTCCAACGGCGTTGAAAGAAAATTTATTTACTACTTGTCCGCTTAATGAACCGTGAGAATTTAAGCCAGGCGTTAATCCAAATTGGAAAGGCGCCTTTGAAATAAAACCACCAATATTAACAGATTGAACTTTTTGTTTAGCTGTTACCAATGCATTACCGATCCAAGTTTTCGCTATTTCTTCCAAATTTCCGTTAACAAATGTTTCGCTAGAATTCTCTTGTTTATTGGTAATATTTACTTCTGCCAAAAAATGTGTGGTAGTAGATTTATAATTCTCTTTACTGATGGTTAATGAAATAGGTTGAGTGATTTTTTTTAGCCGCATCACAAAAAAGCCATCACCATCAGAAATCTCAGACACTAGTAAAAACTTTTCATAAACACTGGCATCACTTATGGGTTGTTCTGTTCTTTTATCTACAATTTGGCCCTTTACGGTATAAAGTTCTGGCGTGCCCACAGCCTCGAGGATAAGCAACTTTAGCTCAAGAGGCGCATACCTAATGATTACAAAATTACCCGATTGGCGATATTCAAAACGACCGGTAAGTAATTTCTCCAAGGTTTCAGCAATGCTGATGTTATTTTCTTTAACCGTCACTACACTATCTACAGGCAAGATATCACTGTTAAAAGAGAACCTAAACTCCCCTTTTTCTTCTAACATTGTTAAAACAACACTTAACTTTTGCTGCACTATGTTTAGGGATACTTTTCTACCTAAAATAGATTGAGCATTAGCTCTGGTGTTAAAAAGAAAACATACAAAATAAATAATCGTAACAATGCGCATCATTTCTTATTTGAGTTTAACAATGCCTTGTCCATATTCTACCTTAATATTGAATGTTTCGCCTATCACTTTTAAAATTTCTGTAAGCGATTCATTTTTAAAAGTAGTGCTGATTGGAAGCTCTTTTATGGCTGGATTTGAAATGACAATATTTGCTTTAAACTTCTCATTTAGCACAGGAACTAGTTCACTAAGTGGAGTTGCATCGCAAACCAATTCATTAGAATAATAGTAATTATACAATTTACCTTGATTTTTCTCTTTAGCTAAATGCAGTTGATTTTGCTTGGCGTCTACCTTTTCTCCAGCTGTTAATCGAACACTATCTTTTTGGTTATTTACCTTTACAATTCCGCTTTCTACAACTACAATGGTACCAGTACTATTTCCTTTTACATTAAAAGCAGTACCCACCACAGTAACTTCTACATCATTAATTTGAATGATAAAGGGCTTAGATTTATCAGCACTTACTTCAAAAAAGGCTTCGCCAGTTAATTTAACTGCTCTTGTTTTGTTGAAAAAACCACCTACAAAGGATAATGAGGATTCTTTATTTAAGGTAACTGTTGAACCATCAGGTAAAACTTGAGTTAGTGTATTTCCAGTTGTATTTACGCTGATTTGATTACCAATTAAATTGTTATAGAAAAACCAACTTCCACTAAAAAATATAGCTAGCACTGCTACCCAACCTAAAACTTTTTGATAAGCAATTTTTCCAACTTTTGTATCTTTTTTCAAACGAACATTTAAACGCTCTAAAGCTTTATGTTCATCAATCTCATTATCAATTACTAGTTTGCTTTTCTCTAATATCTTTTTAAAATCTTCTAGCTGTTTAAGATGATTGGGGTGTGAGTTTGCCCAGATCTGTACTTGTTCACTTTCGGCCAAAGTAGCCTCCCCAAGCAAGTATTTTGCAAGTAAATCTTCGTTTATATAGGTAAAATTTTGATCCATAAGCTTAACTAAAGAAAAGGAAAATAAGGATTAAGAAGTCTACAACTTTCAAACGTAAAATCTTAAGCGCTTTTCCCATCTGGTTTTCTACTGTTTTTATTGAAATGTTTAGTGCATCGGCAATTTCTTGATATTTCATCTGATCGAATCTGCTCAACTGAAATACATTCCTGCATTTTTCGGGCAATTCATTTATTGCCGAATGGATATTTTTCTCCAACTCTGTTGCCATAATTTCTGTATTTAAATTACCAACTTCATTTTTTACCGTGTCAGTATAATGAACATTAAAATTTGAGCGTACTTTTTGATGTTTCAAATAATTTAAACTCTCATTGTGAACAGATCGGTAGAGAAAAGATTTTAAAAAACCATCTGTTTTTAACTGGTCTCTTTTAGTCCAAATACGTACAAATACATTCTGCACAATCTCTTCC
The sequence above is drawn from the Pedobacter frigiditerrae genome and encodes:
- a CDS encoding STN domain-containing protein; the encoded protein is MMRIVTIIYFVCFLFNTRANAQSILGRKVSLNIVQQKLSVVLTMLEEKGEFRFSFNSDILPVDSVVTVKENNISIAETLEKLLTGRFEYRQSGNFVIIRYAPLELKLLILEAVGTPELYTVKGQIVDKRTEQPISDASVYEKFLLVSEISDGDGFFVMRLKKITQPISLTISKENYKSTTTHFLAEVNITNKQENSSETFVNGNLEEIAKTWIGNALVTAKQKVQSVNIGGFISKAPFQFGLTPGLNSHGSLSGQVVNKFSFNAVGAYSAGVDGAEIGLVFNIDKSDVRFFQFGGAFNLVGGNVQGTQIAGFFNYVIGDVKAAQITLGYNHVGKNFEGFQVGGVYNRINENLKGMQVSLGLNAIGNNLNGFQVGALNLITKDTRGMQVGVGGNVVNGKSTGVQIAGIANINKESNGLNMAAFANLTAQTARGAQVGVLNYAKTLKGLQVGILNISGENDGYSIGLVNIALKGYHKIGMSTNETTELNAVYKGGSKRFYNMLMFGINTKSSTKIYTGGLGFGKEISLFKSLSLNPEISSQYVYQGDWECVNLLNKFELPVNIKINKWFAIQGGPSVNVYYTKQQTAIGDYGLLQQKHKDFSFKNSNYTGWIGWNVGIVLL
- a CDS encoding FecR family protein — encoded protein: MDQNFTYINEDLLAKYLLGEATLAESEQVQIWANSHPNHLKQLEDFKKILEKSKLVIDNEIDEHKALERLNVRLKKDTKVGKIAYQKVLGWVAVLAIFFSGSWFFYNNLIGNQISVNTTGNTLTQVLPDGSTVTLNKESSLSFVGGFFNKTRAVKLTGEAFFEVSADKSKPFIIQINDVEVTVVGTAFNVKGNSTGTIVVVESGIVKVNNQKDSVRLTAGEKVDAKQNQLHLAKEKNQGKLYNYYYSNELVCDATPLSELVPVLNEKFKANIVISNPAIKELPISTTFKNESLTEILKVIGETFNIKVEYGQGIVKLK
- a CDS encoding RNA polymerase sigma-70 factor, producing MDSHEINFIALIKSGNKQAFDEVFLKHFKSLYAYAFTIIKEREDAEEIVQNVFVRIWTKRDQLKTDGFLKSFLYRSVHNESLNYLKHQKVRSNFNVHYTDTVKNEVGNLNTEIMATELEKNIHSAINELPEKCRNVFQLSRFDQMKYQEIADALNISIKTVENQMGKALKILRLKVVDFLILIFLFFS